The Bubalus kerabau isolate K-KA32 ecotype Philippines breed swamp buffalo chromosome X, PCC_UOA_SB_1v2, whole genome shotgun sequence genome has a segment encoding these proteins:
- the LOC129639671 gene encoding germ cell-less protein-like 1 codes for MGAVESRMPSNRVGHAPEEPGAPEGEEEAEEVAGAVIEEGEERENARPTTSQGRHKRKTGPEGQLTKATHRKRAKDRFESIYKTLFLRGEGSDVQIRALGEEWNLHKVYLCQSGYFASMFSGAWRETTMDIVELQMPDENIDCEALHEALGFLYRNSVLIPPSRVVPMLATASMLQLDKLIQQCGEVMKETVSDQTVCSYYCSAESYGLQNIRAMCLQWLLDNLMTQHSEELLREISLDLMKEVIASSELIVMEVEMDVYTTLKKWMFLQLQPTWRGPRRDLLPDADSWFARSRQESEGTAFLETEQGRAFVPAFQQLRLAYIICDLPSARIIDQDALIPATWLAPVYKEQWLALLRAEQTRDLGPVDVFVSDLQRTSMRCGGRLLRDAQRTWRWAGFNFGWDLVVCYANRRIIFKHSALKKSCGLGVSLLWQRKVAFRLRLASLDRAGRAIFRKQTEFQVLSLGKDEELEVVNLENEDVVFPIYVTCNFLYLPREGRFPQ; via the coding sequence ATGGGAGCAGTAGAGAGTCGGATGCCCTCGAACAGAGTGGGGCATgccccagaggagccaggtgctcctgagggggaggaggaggccgaAGAGGTAGCAGGGGCAGTgatagaggaaggggaggagagggaaaatgcCAGACCCACCACTAGTCAAGGGCGCCACAAGCGGAAGACAGGCCCAGAAGGGCAGCTCACAAAAGCGACCCACAGGAAGAGAGCAAAAGACAGATTCGAGTCCATTTATAAGACACTTTttctgagaggagaagggagtgatgtTCAGATCCGTGCCCTGGGGGAGGAGTGGAACTTGCACAAGGTCTACTTGTGCCAGTCAggatactttgctagcatgttcaGTGGTGCGTGGCGTGAGACAACCATGGATATTGTAGAGTTGCAGATGCCTGACGAGAACATTGATTGTGAGGCACTGCACGAGGCCTTAGGTTTCCTGTACCGAAACTCTGTGCTCATCCCACCCAGTCGAGTGGTCCCCATGCTGGCCACAGCCAGCATGCTGCAGCTGGACAAGCTGATTCAGCAGTGCGGGGAGGTAATGAAGGAGACGGTCAGTGATCAGACCGTGTGCAGCTACTACTGCTCTGCTGAGAGCTACGGACTCCAGAACATCAGGGCCATGTGTCTTCAGTGGCTGCTGGACAATCTAATGACCCAGCATAGTGAGGAGTTATTGAGAGAAATTAGCCTGGATCTCATGAAAGAGGTCATTGCCTCTTCAGAGCTCATCGTGATGGAGGTAGAGATGGATGTGTACACGACGCTGAAAAAGTGGATGTTCCTGCAGCTGCAGCCGACATGGAGAGGCCCCCGCAGAGACCTACTGCCTGACGCCGACTCGTGGTTTGCCAGGTCCAGGCAGGAGTCAGAGGGCACCGCTTTCCTGGAGACCGAGCAGGGCAGAGCCTTCGTGCCAGCGTTCCAGCAGCTGCGGCTTGCCTACATAATCTGCGACCTGCCGTCAGCACGCATCATCGACCAGGATGCACTGATCCCTGCCACGTGGCTGGCCCCAGTGTACAAAGAGCAGTGGCTTGCCCTCCTCCGGGCTGAGCAGACCAGAGACCTCGGGCCCGTGGATGTCTTCGTGTCCGACCTCCAGAGGACCAGCATGCGGTGCGGGGGCCGGCTCCTCAGGGATGCGCAGCGCACCTGGCGGTGGGCAGGCTTCAACTTCGGCTGGGACTTGGTGGTGTGCTATGCCAACCGGCGCATCATTTTCAAGCACAGCGCGCTGAAGAAATCTTGCGGTCTCGGGGTCAGCTTACTCTGGCAGAGAAAGGTCGCGTTCCGCTTGCGCCTGGCCTCCTTGGACAGGGCTGGAAGAGCCATTTTCCGGAAGCAGACAGAATTCCAAGTGCTTTCACTGGGAAAGGATGAAGAGCTAGAGGTGGTGAATCTGGAGAACGAAGATGTGGTTTTCCCCATATATGTGACCTGTAATTTCCTGTACCTCCCCAGAGAGGGGCGTTTTCCTCAGTGA